Proteins encoded by one window of Phytohabitans houttuyneae:
- the eno gene encoding phosphopyruvate hydratase has product MATIEGIVAREILDSRGNPTVEVEIGLDDGTIARAAVPSGASTGAFEAVELRDGDSDRYNGKGVEKAVANIEDRIVPELIGYEASEQRAIDQKMLDLDGTPNKSDLGANAILGVSLAVAKAAAASAELSLFRYVGGPNAHVLPVPMLNILNGGAHADSNVDVQEFMIAPIGAPTFREALRAGAEVYHALKSVLKKKGLSTGLGDEGGFAPNLPTNAAALDLIAEAVAAAGLRLGNDIVLALDVAATEFYKDGAYVFEGSPKPTDEMINYYTKLVDSYPIVSIEDPLAEDDWAGWSAFTAALGEKIQIVGDDLFVTNPERIARGIAEKAANSVLVKVNQIGSLTETLDAVDLAHRAGFTCMMSHRSGETEDTTIADLAVATGTGQIKTGAPARSDRVAKYNQLLRIEEELDDAARYAGAAAFPRYHLS; this is encoded by the coding sequence GTGGCCACCATCGAGGGAATCGTCGCGCGGGAGATCCTCGACTCGCGCGGCAACCCGACCGTCGAAGTCGAGATCGGGCTCGACGACGGCACGATCGCTCGCGCGGCGGTGCCGTCGGGCGCCTCCACCGGCGCGTTCGAAGCGGTCGAGCTGCGCGACGGCGACAGCGACCGGTACAACGGCAAGGGCGTCGAGAAGGCCGTTGCCAACATCGAGGACCGCATTGTCCCCGAGCTGATCGGCTACGAGGCCAGCGAGCAGCGTGCCATCGACCAGAAGATGCTCGACCTGGACGGCACGCCCAACAAGTCGGATCTCGGGGCAAACGCCATCCTCGGCGTGTCGCTCGCGGTGGCGAAGGCCGCGGCCGCCAGCGCCGAGCTGAGCCTGTTCCGCTACGTCGGCGGGCCGAACGCGCACGTGCTGCCGGTGCCGATGCTGAACATCCTCAACGGTGGGGCGCACGCCGACTCCAACGTCGACGTGCAGGAGTTCATGATCGCCCCGATCGGCGCGCCGACCTTCCGCGAGGCGCTGCGCGCCGGCGCGGAGGTCTACCACGCGCTCAAGTCGGTGCTGAAGAAGAAGGGCCTGTCGACGGGGCTGGGCGACGAGGGCGGCTTCGCGCCGAACCTGCCGACCAACGCGGCCGCGCTCGACCTGATCGCCGAGGCGGTGGCTGCGGCCGGACTGCGGCTGGGCAACGACATCGTGCTCGCACTGGACGTGGCGGCGACCGAGTTCTACAAGGACGGTGCGTACGTCTTCGAGGGCTCGCCCAAGCCGACCGACGAGATGATCAATTACTACACCAAGCTCGTCGACTCGTACCCGATCGTGTCCATTGAGGACCCGCTGGCGGAGGACGACTGGGCGGGCTGGTCGGCGTTCACCGCGGCGCTCGGCGAAAAGATCCAGATCGTCGGCGACGACCTCTTCGTGACCAACCCCGAGCGGATCGCGCGCGGCATCGCGGAGAAGGCGGCCAACTCGGTCCTCGTCAAGGTCAACCAGATCGGCTCGCTGACCGAGACGCTCGACGCGGTCGACCTCGCCCACCGCGCCGGCTTCACGTGCATGATGAGCCACCGCTCGGGCGAGACCGAGGACACCACGATCGCCGACCTTGCCGTCGCCACGGGCACCGGCCAGATCAAGACCGGCGCGCCGGCCCGCTCTGACCGCGTCGCCAAGTACAACCAGCTGCTCCGCATCGAAGAGGAGCTGGACGACGCGGCGCGGTACGCCGGGGCGGCCGCTTTCCCGCGGTACCATCTGTCCTAG
- a CDS encoding DUF885 domain-containing protein encodes MAQFVPLAERIVDAVLESNPALASYVGDHRFDDRLPDLSASGVAAQVAMLRDAGNALAEVDADSLDPSEQVDHAVLSALVERGLFEATEVRGHEWDPLEHNPAPLIYNLIARPFAATEERLGSLAGRLAAVPDALATARATLRDSPRVHVETAAGQFAGAAALVREEVPEMLAAAPGMRATVSPVAESAAAELDAFAAWLRSRVDAAGRDPRLGRRLWEARLWHTLDTELPAAQVLARAQANLERVTEEIRAAAAELVGGPADDATVRRALDQLATQRPNEESIVDLAKVTLGETTEFVRAHDLVGLVDDPCEILPMPEFARGVAVAYCDAPGPLETADLPTFYCIAPAPGDWPAERVESFYREYNDHMIRNLTVHEAMPGHFLQLAHARRFRGTTRVRAIGTSGPFVEGWAVYTEELMAGLGFGGLPVRLQQLKMQLRMSINAILDQLVHCEELSEADAMALMTGPGFQEEGEAAGKWRRALLTSTQLSTYFVGYTEVAEIAAARPAGTSPREWHDAMLAHGSPPPRHLRALLGV; translated from the coding sequence ATGGCGCAGTTCGTACCGCTCGCTGAGCGCATCGTCGACGCAGTCCTGGAAAGCAACCCGGCGCTCGCCTCCTATGTGGGCGATCACCGGTTCGACGACCGCTTGCCCGACCTGTCGGCGAGCGGGGTGGCAGCCCAGGTGGCGATGCTGCGCGACGCCGGCAACGCGCTGGCCGAGGTCGACGCCGACTCCCTCGACCCGTCGGAGCAGGTCGACCACGCCGTGCTGTCGGCGCTCGTCGAGCGCGGGCTCTTCGAGGCCACGGAGGTGCGCGGGCACGAGTGGGACCCGCTCGAGCACAACCCGGCTCCGCTGATCTACAACCTGATCGCCCGCCCGTTCGCGGCGACCGAGGAGCGGCTGGGCAGCCTCGCGGGCCGCCTCGCCGCCGTGCCCGACGCGCTGGCCACCGCCCGCGCCACGCTGCGCGACAGCCCGCGGGTCCACGTGGAGACGGCGGCGGGGCAGTTTGCCGGCGCGGCCGCGCTCGTGCGCGAGGAGGTGCCGGAGATGCTCGCCGCAGCACCCGGGATGCGAGCCACCGTGTCACCGGTGGCCGAGTCCGCCGCGGCCGAGCTGGACGCCTTCGCGGCATGGCTGCGTTCCAGGGTGGACGCCGCGGGCCGCGATCCGCGTCTGGGGCGGCGGCTGTGGGAGGCGCGCCTGTGGCACACGCTCGACACCGAGCTGCCCGCGGCGCAGGTGCTCGCCCGCGCGCAGGCAAACCTCGAGCGGGTCACCGAGGAGATCCGCGCGGCGGCGGCCGAGCTGGTCGGTGGTCCGGCGGACGACGCGACGGTACGGCGTGCGCTCGACCAGCTCGCCACCCAGCGCCCTAACGAGGAGTCCATCGTGGACCTCGCCAAGGTGACGCTCGGCGAGACCACCGAGTTCGTCCGCGCGCACGACCTCGTCGGGCTCGTCGACGACCCGTGCGAGATCCTGCCGATGCCCGAGTTCGCGCGCGGCGTCGCCGTGGCGTACTGCGACGCGCCCGGCCCGCTGGAGACGGCCGACCTGCCCACGTTCTACTGCATCGCGCCGGCGCCGGGAGACTGGCCGGCGGAGCGGGTCGAGTCGTTCTACCGCGAGTACAACGACCACATGATCCGCAACCTCACCGTGCACGAGGCGATGCCCGGCCACTTCCTGCAGCTCGCGCACGCCCGCCGCTTCCGCGGCACGACCCGGGTGCGGGCGATCGGCACGTCCGGCCCGTTCGTGGAGGGCTGGGCCGTCTACACCGAGGAGCTGATGGCCGGCCTCGGCTTCGGCGGGCTGCCGGTCCGCCTCCAGCAGCTCAAGATGCAGCTGCGGATGAGCATCAACGCGATCCTCGACCAGCTCGTGCACTGCGAGGAGCTGTCCGAGGCGGACGCGATGGCGCTGATGACCGGGCCCGGCTTCCAGGAGGAGGGCGAGGCGGCCGGCAAGTGGCGGCGTGCCCTGCTCACCTCGACGCAGCTCTCCACGTACTTCGTCGGCTACACCGAGGTCGCCGAGATCGCGGCCGCCCGCCCGGCCGGCACGTCGCCCCGCGAGTGGCACGACGCGATGCTCGCCCACGGCTCGCCCCCGCCGAGGCACCTGCGCGCGCTGCTCGGCGTCTGA
- a CDS encoding aminotransferase-like domain-containing protein — MFPRSAWRRVYETTLTGMVDAVLDYGDPTGAPRLRAELASYLGRVRGARVEAGAVVVTTGAAQGFAVLAAALRASGASTIGFEEPGSYGVRGHLESHGLKLVPVPVDGDGLDVAALERTGAPAVFVTPAHQFPSGVVLAPARRAALVEWARRTGGLIVEDDYDAEFRYDRDPVGCLQGVAPDAVAYIGSVSKALAPALRLGWLAVPEKWREAVVERKAWADLGGPVLEQLAFAELLAGGGYDRHLRRTRLEHRRRRDALVAALRLHLPGLRISGVAAGLHLVVELPDDVDDEALAERARAAGLGPLPLSRMRLTGGGPPGLVIGYAANPPGELETAVSVLAALVAASHAPRR; from the coding sequence ATGTTTCCGCGGAGTGCCTGGCGGCGGGTCTACGAGACGACGCTTACCGGCATGGTGGACGCGGTCCTGGACTACGGGGATCCGACCGGGGCGCCGCGGTTGCGGGCGGAGTTGGCCAGCTATCTCGGTCGGGTGCGGGGAGCGCGGGTCGAGGCCGGCGCGGTCGTCGTCACCACCGGCGCGGCGCAGGGGTTCGCGGTGCTGGCGGCGGCGTTGCGGGCGAGCGGGGCGTCGACGATCGGGTTCGAGGAGCCGGGCAGTTACGGGGTGCGGGGACACCTGGAGAGCCACGGGCTGAAGCTCGTGCCCGTGCCGGTCGACGGTGACGGGCTCGACGTGGCCGCGCTGGAGCGCACCGGCGCGCCCGCGGTCTTCGTCACGCCGGCCCACCAGTTTCCGTCCGGCGTGGTGCTCGCACCGGCACGCCGGGCGGCGCTGGTCGAGTGGGCGCGGCGCACCGGTGGGCTGATCGTCGAAGACGACTACGACGCCGAGTTCCGCTACGACCGCGACCCGGTCGGCTGCCTGCAGGGCGTCGCGCCGGACGCGGTCGCGTACATCGGCTCGGTCAGCAAGGCGCTCGCCCCGGCGCTGCGGCTCGGCTGGCTCGCCGTACCCGAGAAATGGCGGGAAGCGGTGGTCGAGCGGAAGGCGTGGGCCGACCTCGGCGGGCCTGTCCTTGAGCAGCTCGCGTTTGCGGAGCTGCTGGCCGGCGGCGGGTACGACCGGCACCTGCGCCGGACCCGCCTGGAGCACCGCCGGCGGCGGGACGCGCTTGTCGCTGCCCTGCGGCTGCACCTGCCCGGGCTGCGGATCTCCGGCGTCGCGGCGGGCCTGCACCTTGTCGTCGAACTTCCGGACGATGTGGACGACGAGGCGCTTGCCGAGCGGGCACGCGCCGCCGGGCTCGGCCCGCTGCCGCTGTCCCGCATGCGCCTGACCGGTGGCGGACCGCCCGGCCTCGTGATCGGCTACGCGGCGAACCCGCCGGGCGAGCTGGAGACGGCGGTCTCGGTTCTGGCGGCGCTGGTGGCCGCGTCGCACGCGCCGAGGCGCTAG
- a CDS encoding nucleoside triphosphate pyrophosphohydrolase, which produces MTARLVLLVTSPRLPAGLLTAQAWDLVRAHPVLAGAESELTAAVRAAGGTVTIAGGTDALLEAAGPDGTAVWLAGPGGDEAFARELGLRLLRESGRAELELMYGSWDPPGARMLDAVTVMDRLMSPGGDPWKRQQTHATLAQFLLEECYEAYDAIEAGDLGALREELGDVLLQVVLHARLAEELPEDERWSVDDVAGDLVEKLIRRNPHVFAGTAVAGVDEIVENWEQIKRAEKSRESAVDGIALAQPALSLAAKIMQRAERAGLDVPLPQAVDDLGAALLAIVADARSRGLDAEAALRRAALSYAGAVRAAEAG; this is translated from the coding sequence ATGACCGCTCGGCTGGTACTGCTCGTCACCTCGCCGCGGCTGCCCGCCGGCCTGCTGACGGCGCAGGCCTGGGACCTGGTGCGGGCGCACCCGGTGCTCGCGGGTGCCGAGAGTGAGCTGACCGCGGCGGTACGCGCGGCGGGCGGCACCGTCACGATCGCCGGCGGCACCGACGCGCTGCTGGAGGCGGCGGGACCGGACGGCACCGCGGTGTGGCTTGCTGGCCCGGGCGGCGACGAGGCTTTCGCCCGCGAGCTCGGCCTGCGGCTGCTCCGCGAGTCGGGCCGGGCCGAGCTGGAGCTGATGTACGGCTCGTGGGACCCTCCCGGCGCGCGCATGCTCGACGCGGTGACCGTCATGGACCGGCTGATGTCGCCCGGCGGCGATCCGTGGAAGCGGCAGCAGACGCACGCGACGCTCGCGCAGTTTCTGCTGGAGGAGTGCTACGAGGCGTACGACGCGATCGAGGCCGGCGACCTTGGCGCGCTCCGCGAGGAGCTTGGCGACGTGCTGCTGCAGGTGGTGCTGCACGCGCGGCTGGCCGAGGAGCTTCCGGAGGACGAGCGGTGGTCGGTCGACGACGTCGCCGGTGACCTGGTCGAAAAGCTGATCCGCCGCAACCCGCACGTCTTCGCCGGTACCGCCGTGGCCGGTGTCGACGAGATCGTGGAGAACTGGGAGCAGATCAAGCGGGCCGAAAAGTCCCGCGAGTCCGCCGTCGACGGCATCGCGCTCGCCCAGCCGGCGCTCTCGCTGGCCGCCAAGATCATGCAGCGGGCGGAGCGCGCCGGACTCGACGTGCCGCTGCCTCAGGCCGTGGACGACCTCGGCGCCGCGCTGCTGGCCATCGTCGCCGACGCGCGTTCAAGAGGGCTGGACGCGGAGGCGGCGCTGCGCCGGGCCGCGCTCTCGTATGCCGGGGCGGTGCGCGCGGCCGAGGCCGGCTGA
- the mfd gene encoding transcription-repair coupling factor, producing the protein MKLAGLLPAALGDPALARVRDRARGGGSDGLDLTAPAALRPFVVATVTADADAGGAQKPVLAVTATSREADDLALALGSLLPADQVAVFHSWETLPHERLSPRSDTVGRRLAVLRRLAHPEGNPLRVVVAPVRSVLQPMLKGLGDLEPVELRPGAEAALEDVARRLTDMAYSRVDLVTKRGEFAVRGGILDIFPPTDEHPSRVEFWGDEVEEIRTFAVADQRTIEAVQQLWAPPCRELLLTPDVRERAAELAVKHPELEEILEKLAEGIPVEGMESLAPALLDGTDSMELLVNTMPAGTHVLLCDPERIRTRAHDLVRTSAEFLEASWAAAAVGGQAPVDLGAAAFRTLAEVRAVAGDLGLPWWTVSPFGLGESEVAAPEALPWEDPLPEVTVSPDLADAVTVAAQAVPLYHGETARVVDDLKRWSGDGWAVALVFEGHGPAQRAVEVLHDAGLGATMVESIDAPPRPGQLLVSCGELNHGFLDEVARLAVITGNDITGGRGASTRDMRKMPSRRRNTIDPLELRAGDFVVHEQHGIGKYVELVQRTVNGASREYLVIEYAPSKRGQPGDRLFVPTDQLDQLSRYVGGENPALHKMGGAEWQKAKARARKAVREIAAQLIQLYAARKASKGHAFGPDTPWQRELEDAFPYTETPDQLAAIEEVKQDMEQPTPMDRLICGDVGYGKTEIAVRAAFKAVQDGKQVAVLVPTTLLAQQHYNTFTDRMGQFPLEIRQLSRFQTPKETEQTLGKAADGSADIVIGTHRLLQTSTRFKNLGMVIVDEEQRFGVEHKEYLKQLRTAVDVLTMSATPIPRTLEMAITGIREMSTIATPPEERHPVLTFVGAYDDKQVAAAIHRELLRDGQVFYLHNRVESIDRAARRIRELVPEARVAVAHGQMGEDALEKVMVGFWEKEYDVLVCTTIVESGIDIPNANTLIVERADLLGLAQLHQIRGRVGRGRERAYAYFLYPRDKPLTEHAHERLATIAQHTELGAGMYVAMKDLEIRGAGNLLGGEQSGHIEGVGFDLYVRMVGEAVQQFKGERPAEEEVDVKIDLPVDAHLPHDYIGVERLRLEMYRKLASARTAAELDEAVVEMRDRYGEPPAPVANLVAVARFRLVARSYGLTDVSVQGKHLRFAPLALPDSKQLRLKRYHPDAVYKLAAEQVSVPRPSTRRIGGEPLRDQALLEWCVQLLKDVLGDPPSRSES; encoded by the coding sequence ATGAAGCTCGCCGGTCTGCTGCCCGCCGCTCTCGGCGACCCGGCGCTGGCCCGCGTCCGGGACCGGGCCAGGGGTGGCGGGTCCGACGGGCTCGACCTCACCGCGCCCGCGGCGCTCCGGCCGTTCGTCGTGGCGACGGTGACGGCGGACGCCGACGCGGGCGGGGCGCAGAAGCCGGTCCTCGCCGTGACGGCGACCAGCCGGGAGGCGGACGACCTGGCGCTCGCGCTCGGCAGCCTCCTGCCGGCGGACCAGGTGGCGGTCTTCCACTCCTGGGAGACGCTGCCGCACGAGCGGCTGTCACCGCGTTCGGACACGGTGGGGCGGCGGCTGGCGGTGCTGCGCCGGCTCGCCCATCCCGAGGGCAACCCGCTGCGGGTGGTCGTCGCGCCGGTGCGGTCGGTGCTGCAGCCGATGCTCAAGGGGCTTGGCGACCTCGAGCCGGTCGAGCTGCGGCCGGGTGCGGAGGCGGCGCTGGAGGACGTGGCGCGGCGGCTGACCGACATGGCGTACTCGCGGGTGGACCTGGTGACCAAGCGCGGCGAGTTCGCGGTCCGCGGCGGCATCCTGGACATCTTCCCGCCGACCGACGAGCACCCGTCGCGGGTGGAGTTCTGGGGCGACGAGGTCGAGGAGATCCGCACGTTCGCGGTCGCCGACCAGCGGACGATCGAGGCGGTACAGCAGCTGTGGGCGCCGCCCTGCCGGGAGCTGCTGCTGACCCCGGACGTGCGGGAGCGGGCGGCCGAGCTGGCGGTCAAGCACCCCGAGCTGGAGGAGATCCTCGAAAAGCTCGCCGAGGGCATCCCGGTCGAAGGCATGGAGTCGCTCGCCCCGGCCCTGCTCGACGGCACCGACAGCATGGAGCTGCTGGTCAACACGATGCCGGCGGGCACGCACGTGCTGCTGTGCGACCCGGAGCGGATCCGGACGCGGGCGCACGACCTGGTCCGTACCTCGGCGGAGTTTCTCGAGGCAAGCTGGGCCGCGGCCGCCGTCGGAGGCCAGGCCCCGGTCGACCTCGGCGCCGCCGCCTTCCGGACCCTTGCCGAGGTACGCGCGGTCGCCGGCGACCTCGGCCTGCCCTGGTGGACGGTGTCGCCGTTCGGCCTCGGCGAGTCGGAGGTCGCGGCGCCCGAAGCGTTGCCATGGGAAGACCCGCTGCCCGAGGTGACGGTGTCGCCCGACCTCGCCGACGCGGTCACGGTCGCGGCGCAGGCGGTGCCGCTTTACCACGGCGAGACCGCGCGAGTGGTCGACGACCTCAAGCGGTGGTCCGGCGACGGCTGGGCTGTCGCGCTTGTCTTCGAGGGGCACGGGCCGGCCCAGCGGGCCGTCGAGGTGCTGCACGACGCCGGGCTCGGCGCCACGATGGTCGAGTCGATCGACGCCCCGCCGCGTCCCGGCCAGCTCCTGGTCAGCTGCGGCGAGCTCAACCACGGCTTCCTCGACGAGGTGGCACGCCTCGCCGTGATCACCGGCAACGACATCACCGGCGGCCGCGGCGCCTCCACCCGCGACATGCGCAAGATGCCCAGCCGGCGGCGCAACACGATCGACCCGCTGGAGCTGCGGGCCGGCGACTTCGTCGTGCACGAGCAGCACGGGATCGGCAAGTACGTCGAGCTTGTGCAGCGCACCGTCAACGGCGCGTCCCGGGAGTACCTGGTCATCGAGTACGCGCCGAGCAAGCGCGGCCAGCCCGGCGACCGCCTCTTCGTGCCGACCGACCAGCTCGACCAGCTCTCCCGCTACGTGGGTGGTGAAAACCCGGCGCTGCACAAGATGGGCGGCGCGGAGTGGCAGAAGGCGAAGGCGCGGGCGCGCAAGGCGGTCCGCGAGATCGCCGCGCAGCTGATCCAGCTCTATGCCGCCCGCAAGGCCTCGAAGGGGCACGCGTTCGGCCCGGACACGCCGTGGCAGCGCGAGCTGGAGGACGCGTTCCCGTACACGGAGACGCCCGACCAGCTCGCCGCCATCGAGGAGGTCAAGCAGGACATGGAGCAGCCGACCCCGATGGACCGGCTGATCTGTGGCGACGTGGGTTACGGCAAGACCGAGATCGCGGTACGCGCCGCGTTCAAGGCGGTCCAGGACGGCAAGCAGGTGGCGGTGCTGGTGCCGACCACGCTGCTGGCGCAGCAGCACTACAACACGTTCACCGACCGGATGGGCCAGTTTCCGCTGGAGATCCGCCAGCTGTCCCGCTTCCAGACGCCGAAGGAGACCGAGCAGACGCTGGGCAAGGCGGCCGACGGCAGCGCGGACATCGTGATCGGTACGCACCGGCTGCTGCAGACGTCCACCCGCTTCAAAAACCTGGGCATGGTGATCGTCGACGAGGAGCAGCGCTTCGGCGTCGAGCACAAGGAGTACCTCAAGCAGCTGCGCACCGCCGTCGACGTGCTCACGATGTCGGCCACCCCGATCCCGCGCACGCTGGAGATGGCGATCACCGGTATCCGGGAGATGTCCACGATCGCCACGCCGCCGGAGGAGCGGCACCCGGTGCTGACGTTCGTGGGGGCGTACGACGACAAGCAGGTCGCCGCCGCCATCCACCGCGAGCTGCTCCGCGACGGGCAGGTCTTCTACCTGCACAACCGGGTCGAGTCGATCGACCGGGCGGCACGCCGGATCCGCGAGCTGGTGCCCGAGGCGCGGGTCGCGGTGGCGCACGGCCAGATGGGTGAGGACGCCCTGGAGAAGGTCATGGTCGGCTTCTGGGAGAAGGAGTACGACGTCCTCGTCTGCACCACGATCGTCGAGTCGGGCATCGACATCCCGAACGCGAACACGCTGATCGTCGAGCGGGCCGACCTGCTCGGCCTCGCGCAGCTGCACCAGATCCGGGGCCGGGTGGGGCGCGGCCGCGAGCGGGCGTACGCGTACTTCCTCTATCCCCGCGACAAGCCGCTGACCGAGCACGCCCACGAGCGGCTGGCCACGATCGCGCAGCACACCGAGCTGGGCGCGGGCATGTACGTGGCGATGAAGGACCTGGAGATCCGGGGTGCCGGCAACCTGCTCGGCGGCGAGCAGTCCGGGCACATCGAGGGCGTGGGCTTCGACCTGTACGTGCGGATGGTCGGCGAGGCGGTCCAGCAGTTCAAGGGCGAGCGGCCGGCCGAGGAGGAGGTCGACGTCAAGATCGACCTTCCGGTGGACGCGCATCTGCCGCACGACTACATCGGGGTGGAGCGGCTGCGCCTGGAGATGTACCGCAAGCTCGCCTCGGCCCGCACGGCCGCGGAGCTCGACGAGGCGGTCGTGGAAATGCGCGACCGCTACGGCGAGCCGCCCGCACCCGTCGCCAACCTTGTCGCGGTCGCCCGGTTCCGGCTGGTCGCCCGGTCGTACGGCCTCACCGACGTCTCGGTGCAGGGCAAGCACCTGCGCTTCGCCCCGCTGGCGCTGCCCGACTCCAAGCAGCTGCGGCTCAAGCGCTACCACCCGGACGCCGTCTACAAGCTGGCGGCCGAGCAGGTCAGCGTGCCGCGCCCGAGCACCCGCCGGATCGGCGGCGAGCCGCTGCGCGACCAGGCTCTGCTGGAGTGGTGCGTGCAGCTGCTCAAGGACGTGCTGGGCGATCCGCCCTCGCGGAGCGAGAGCTAG